Proteins encoded in a region of the Oscillospiraceae bacterium MB24-C1 genome:
- the aspS gene encoding aspartate--tRNA ligase produces the protein MADLMNGMKRTAYCGEVSADMIGKELILAGWAAKQRDLGNLIFIDLRDRTGIAQLAFDDSTSRETFEKASSVRSEYVLLAKGVLRRRESVNKDIATGEVELYVSELRVLAVSETPPFDIKDGIKTNEELRLRYRYLDLRRNELQSAILMRHRIVKLVRDYFDKNRFVEIETPILMKPTPEGARDYLVPSRVHPGKFYALPQSPQLYKQISMLAGFDRYMQIARCFRDEDLRADRQPEFTQIDIEMSFVDEMDVQTVNEGLMKDIFKEIMGMELELPLRRITYKEAMERFGSDKPDTRFGLELQNLSDILKDTEFAVFKSALEAGGSVRAINVKGAAATLSRKEIDKLVDVAKLYKAKGLAFTRVTEDTRSSSFEKFLTEAEIKAIHERMDIKTGDVLLVVADPHDSVVFAALGALRLNLAKRLALIPENTYDLLWVTDFPLFEYDPDEGRYYAMHHPFTCPNFEDLNKMESDLGAVRARAYDLVLNGTELGGGSIRISDPVIQRKMFTALGMSDEEANDKFGFLLEAFKYGVPPHGGMAYGLDRLVMLLLNKESIRDVIPFPKVQNASELMTACPTNVDGKSLDELSIAVVCEEE, from the coding sequence ATGGCAGACCTTATGAACGGTATGAAGCGCACCGCCTACTGCGGTGAGGTTTCTGCCGATATGATTGGCAAAGAGCTGATATTGGCGGGCTGGGCGGCCAAGCAGCGTGATTTAGGCAACCTTATTTTTATTGACCTGCGTGACCGCACTGGCATTGCGCAGCTGGCGTTTGATGATTCCACCAGTCGAGAGACCTTTGAGAAGGCTTCTTCGGTACGTTCGGAGTATGTGCTGCTGGCCAAGGGCGTACTACGCCGCCGTGAGTCGGTGAACAAGGATATTGCCACCGGCGAGGTGGAGTTGTATGTATCCGAGCTGAGAGTGCTGGCGGTCAGTGAGACCCCGCCCTTTGACATTAAGGATGGCATCAAGACCAACGAAGAATTGCGTCTGCGCTATCGTTATCTCGACCTGCGCCGTAACGAGCTGCAATCGGCCATTCTCATGCGCCACCGCATTGTTAAGTTGGTGCGCGACTATTTTGACAAAAACCGCTTTGTCGAGATCGAGACGCCGATTCTGATGAAACCCACGCCAGAAGGTGCGCGTGACTATCTGGTACCTTCTCGTGTGCATCCCGGCAAATTCTACGCGCTGCCGCAGTCGCCGCAGCTTTATAAGCAGATTTCAATGTTGGCGGGCTTTGACCGCTATATGCAGATTGCCCGCTGCTTCCGCGACGAGGATCTGCGTGCCGATCGCCAGCCGGAGTTTACCCAGATCGATATTGAAATGTCTTTTGTAGACGAAATGGATGTGCAGACCGTCAACGAGGGATTGATGAAGGATATCTTCAAAGAGATCATGGGGATGGAGCTTGAGTTGCCATTGCGTCGTATCACGTATAAAGAGGCGATGGAGCGCTTTGGCTCGGACAAGCCCGACACCCGGTTTGGGCTGGAGTTGCAAAATCTTTCGGATATTTTGAAGGATACTGAATTTGCTGTGTTCAAGAGTGCTTTGGAGGCTGGCGGTAGTGTACGCGCTATCAATGTCAAGGGTGCAGCGGCTACCCTCTCACGCAAGGAAATTGATAAACTGGTGGATGTTGCCAAGCTTTATAAGGCTAAAGGCCTTGCGTTTACCCGTGTGACCGAGGACACACGATCCTCTTCTTTTGAGAAGTTCCTCACCGAGGCGGAGATTAAGGCGATTCACGAGCGTATGGATATTAAGACTGGCGACGTGCTGCTGGTGGTGGCGGATCCGCACGACAGCGTTGTGTTTGCGGCACTCGGCGCGTTGCGGCTGAATCTCGCCAAGAGATTGGCGCTTATTCCTGAAAACACCTATGATCTGTTGTGGGTTACCGATTTCCCGTTGTTTGAGTATGACCCTGACGAGGGGCGTTACTACGCGATGCACCACCCCTTTACCTGCCCGAACTTTGAGGATTTGAACAAGATGGAATCTGATTTAGGGGCGGTGCGCGCCCGCGCCTATGACCTAGTGCTCAATGGCACCGAGTTGGGTGGCGGCTCGATTCGTATCTCTGATCCGGTGATTCAGCGGAAAATGTTCACGGCTCTTGGCATGAGCGACGAGGAGGCCAACGACAAATTTGGCTTCCTACTCGAGGCCTTTAAATACGGTGTTCCGCCCCACGGTGGCATGGCCTACGGCCTTGACCGACTTGTGATGTTGCTCTTGAACAAGGAGAGCATTCGTGATGTTATCCCTTTCCCCAAGGTCCAAAACGCCAGCGAGCTGATGACTGCCTGCCCCACCAATGTAGATGGCAAGTCACTCGATGAACTTTCGATCGCTGTGGTGTGTGAGGAAGAATAA
- the hisS gene encoding histidine--tRNA ligase produces the protein MKPLTSAPKGTQDALPSDITRWHYVERTALDIAERYGFFEMRTPTFEHTELFNRAVGDTTDVVQKEMYTFNDKKDRSITLRPEGTAGVVRAAIEHNLLGGQLPVKASYVISCFRYEKPQAGRLREFHQFGIESLGSPFPAADAEVIALGNQVLQTLGVDKIKLFINSIGCKQCRPSYQVKLKEYFSAHKEKLCETCLTRLETNPLRIIDCKSSVCKEIAAKAPKMIDHLCPECEEHFAELRERLEAMGIAYEIDPDIVRGLDYYCRTVFEFVTEAIGAQGTVCGGGRYDGLIEELGGPTLPGVGFAMGLERLQLVMAASNAETPAALICELFIAPMGKAASIAAGTLVQKLRAEGISADCETMGRSLKAQMRYADKLGAIYTMVLGDNELAAGKATIKEMATGTTSEITLGDGFTNEFIKLSMQRCIGDVADAAAKL, from the coding sequence ATGAAACCGCTCACTTCTGCCCCAAAAGGGACACAGGACGCTTTACCCAGCGACATTACGCGCTGGCACTATGTTGAGCGTACGGCGTTGGATATCGCCGAGCGCTACGGCTTTTTTGAAATGCGCACCCCTACGTTTGAACACACCGAACTGTTTAACCGTGCCGTGGGCGACACCACCGACGTGGTGCAAAAGGAGATGTACACCTTCAATGATAAGAAAGATCGCTCGATTACGTTGCGTCCTGAAGGGACAGCGGGCGTTGTCAGAGCGGCGATAGAGCATAATCTGCTGGGTGGTCAGCTTCCGGTCAAGGCCAGTTATGTCATCAGCTGCTTCCGCTATGAGAAGCCGCAGGCCGGCCGTCTGCGCGAGTTCCACCAGTTTGGCATCGAATCGCTGGGTTCCCCCTTCCCCGCTGCCGATGCCGAGGTTATTGCGCTGGGCAATCAGGTGCTTCAGACGCTGGGTGTGGATAAAATCAAGTTATTTATCAACTCCATTGGCTGCAAGCAGTGCCGGCCTTCTTATCAGGTGAAGCTTAAAGAATATTTCTCAGCACATAAAGAAAAGCTTTGTGAAACCTGCTTGACTCGTCTTGAAACCAACCCCCTGCGCATCATCGACTGCAAAAGTTCAGTGTGCAAGGAAATTGCCGCCAAAGCGCCCAAAATGATCGATCACCTGTGCCCTGAGTGTGAGGAACATTTTGCTGAGCTGCGTGAACGGCTGGAGGCAATGGGGATCGCCTATGAAATCGACCCCGATATTGTGCGAGGCCTTGACTATTACTGCCGCACCGTCTTTGAGTTTGTCACCGAAGCCATTGGCGCGCAGGGAACTGTTTGCGGCGGCGGACGGTATGACGGATTGATTGAGGAGCTGGGCGGCCCCACGCTGCCTGGAGTGGGTTTTGCAATGGGGCTGGAACGCCTTCAGCTTGTTATGGCAGCGTCAAATGCCGAGACCCCTGCTGCCCTGATCTGTGAGTTGTTTATCGCGCCGATGGGTAAAGCAGCCTCGATCGCGGCCGGCACGCTAGTGCAAAAGCTGCGCGCTGAGGGTATTTCCGCGGACTGTGAGACGATGGGTCGAAGCTTAAAGGCACAGATGCGTTATGCCGACAAACTGGGTGCGATTTACACGATGGTGCTGGGGGATAATGAACTGGCTGCAGGGAAGGCGACCATCAAAGAAATGGCGACTGGAACCACTAGTGAGATTACGCTGGGAGACGGGTTTACCAACGAATTTATCAAGCTTTCAATGCAGCGTTGTATCGGCGATGTGGCAGATGCAGCTGCTAAATTATAA
- the mgsA gene encoding methylglyoxal synthase, which yields MNIALIAHDSKKELMVQFCIAYSGILSQHNICATGTTGKLVAEATGLRIFRFLSGEQGGDQQIAARIACNEIDLLLFLRDPLTMKPGEPDEANLIRLCDVHSIPMATNIATAEALIHALEKGDLDWRDIVNPKR from the coding sequence ATGAATATCGCATTAATAGCACATGATTCGAAGAAAGAGCTAATGGTACAGTTTTGCATTGCGTACAGCGGCATCCTCAGTCAGCACAATATCTGTGCGACCGGTACAACCGGAAAACTGGTGGCCGAGGCAACCGGCCTGCGTATTTTCAGATTTCTTTCGGGTGAACAGGGCGGCGATCAGCAGATTGCTGCGCGTATTGCTTGCAACGAGATTGACTTATTGCTGTTCCTAAGAGACCCGCTGACTATGAAACCGGGCGAGCCGGACGAAGCTAATCTGATTCGCCTCTGCGACGTACATTCTATTCCGATGGCAACGAATATTGCCACCGCCGAAGCGCTCATCCATGCACTGGAGAAGGGCGACCTTGACTGGAGAGATATTGTCAACCCCAAGCGCTAA
- a CDS encoding AAA family ATPase has protein sequence MSNILVVTSGKGGTGKTTVSYLLARALCRRHKNVLLLELDSGLRGLDLIMGVSDKIVYDLSDVLSGRCKPIKAITVCDVPRGNLHLIAAPMDRHFLPDRASLTALLKGLAGCYDYLILDTSAGLGRGFDVACSVCNNALIVCTGDPVSVRDAAKAAQLLQEKKPRLVINKFLRHILSKDLPDLDAVIDRVGAQLVAVIPEDPLVERLLAKGESLPQSSMAWREVEDMTRRILGERVRLNVERLK, from the coding sequence ATGTCAAATATTCTGGTTGTAACATCGGGCAAGGGCGGAACCGGAAAAACCACCGTTTCGTATTTGCTGGCGCGGGCGCTTTGTCGCCGCCATAAAAATGTGTTGCTTCTGGAGCTTGATAGCGGTCTTCGCGGGCTGGATTTGATAATGGGGGTATCGGATAAGATCGTCTATGACCTGTCCGACGTTTTGTCGGGACGGTGTAAGCCGATTAAGGCCATCACGGTCTGCGATGTGCCCCGGGGCAACCTTCATCTGATTGCGGCACCGATGGACAGACACTTTTTGCCCGACCGTGCGAGTCTGACGGCGTTGCTCAAAGGATTGGCAGGCTGCTATGATTATTTGATACTTGATACCTCAGCAGGGCTAGGGCGTGGTTTTGATGTCGCATGTTCGGTGTGCAACAATGCGTTGATTGTTTGTACCGGCGACCCGGTTTCAGTCCGGGATGCCGCCAAGGCAGCGCAATTACTACAGGAAAAAAAGCCCAGACTGGTAATTAATAAGTTTTTACGGCACATACTATCTAAGGATCTGCCCGATTTGGATGCGGTAATCGACCGTGTCGGGGCGCAGTTAGTCGCGGTCATCCCCGAGGATCCGCTGGTGGAACGGCTGCTGGCGAAGGGAGAATCACTACCGCAAAGCAGTATGGCTTGGCGAGAGGTTGAAGATATGACCAGACGAATTTTGGGTGAAAGAGTGAGACTTAATGTTGAGCGCTTGAAATAA